From Saprospiraceae bacterium, one genomic window encodes:
- a CDS encoding glycosyltransferase family 2 protein, whose amino-acid sequence MLVDLITPALNEEKAIGLVIEDIPKQTIRHILVCDNGSTDQTREIAASKGAIVLTELERGYGAACLKGMQWIAALPLEDQPEIIVFIDSDYSDFPDEIPDLIQPIVENKADLVIGSRVLGKSQKGSLTQVQKFGNWLATYLIRTLYGYQFTDLGPFRAIRYTTLLGLNMKDRNYGWTVEMQIKAAKNKIRAIEIPVSYKNRIGVSKVSGTIKGSFLAGCKILYTIFKHL is encoded by the coding sequence ACACCGGCTCTCAATGAAGAGAAAGCCATAGGTTTGGTTATTGAAGATATTCCCAAGCAAACGATACGACACATCCTGGTTTGTGACAATGGCAGCACAGACCAGACCAGAGAAATTGCCGCTTCAAAAGGAGCTATAGTCCTTACTGAACTTGAAAGAGGATACGGAGCAGCATGCTTAAAGGGCATGCAATGGATTGCAGCACTTCCGTTGGAAGACCAACCGGAAATCATCGTATTTATTGACAGCGATTACTCAGATTTCCCGGACGAAATACCAGATTTGATCCAGCCCATTGTTGAAAACAAAGCTGATTTAGTGATTGGATCGAGGGTTTTGGGTAAATCACAAAAAGGATCTCTTACCCAGGTACAAAAGTTTGGGAATTGGCTTGCCACTTATCTGATCAGAACATTATACGGTTATCAATTCACTGATTTAGGACCATTCAGAGCCATAAGATATACCACCCTTCTGGGACTTAACATGAAGGATCGCAACTACGGGTGGACGGTTGAAATGCAGATCAAAGCGGCGAAAAATAAAATTCGGGCCATCGAAATTCCGGTATCCTATAAGAACAGAATTGGTGTCTCAAAAGTATCCGGCACAATTAAGGGCAGCTTTCTTGCGGGTTGTAAAATCCTCTATACTATCTTCAAGCACTTGTAA
- a CDS encoding glycosyltransferase: MLQTFLIGLYTACLVYMTFFCLVQLNLLKAYRLHRKNKKVLEPASLDDPNLPLVTIQLPIFNEVYVVDRLIDHITQLDYPKEKLQIQILDDSTDDTYFLAQKKTEEYQSLGFNIQHLHRANRQGFKAGALKEGMLSATGEFIAIFDADFLPERDFLLKSIPYFSKPDIGVVQSRWTHLNEDYSLLTQLQAFQLNVHFTVEQAGRCEAGHFLQFNGTAGIWRKSTIEDAGGWQSDTLTEDLDLSYRAQLKSWKIQFVEDITCPAELPVDIYGYKSQQFRWMKGGAENSKKLLPIILRSNLSIKLKFFSALHLLASSIFLVIFWVALLSVPVLYIMDDLGMKATFLGFCLLGTLSMLAIFYEANVMTCHQDQSKWKRLKRFGLLFPAFMAVSMGLSFHNSIAVIQGFLGKKSGFVRTPKFSIVHNKESFFDKSYFKSKLDWKLMIESFILMYFVFAIGLGIALEYFAFMMFHFMLMIGYGFNFIYSMRHLSFKS, translated from the coding sequence ATGCTACAAACCTTCCTGATTGGCTTATACACGGCCTGCTTAGTGTACATGACATTTTTCTGTCTGGTACAATTGAATTTGCTCAAAGCTTACAGATTGCACCGAAAGAATAAAAAAGTATTAGAGCCTGCGTCTTTGGATGATCCGAACCTGCCCCTGGTAACCATTCAATTGCCTATTTTTAATGAGGTTTATGTGGTGGATCGTTTGATTGACCATATCACTCAGCTGGATTATCCCAAAGAGAAATTACAAATTCAGATATTGGATGATTCGACCGATGATACTTATTTCCTGGCCCAGAAAAAAACGGAAGAATACCAAAGCCTGGGATTTAATATTCAGCATCTGCACAGGGCCAACAGACAAGGTTTTAAGGCTGGCGCATTAAAGGAAGGAATGCTCAGTGCTACAGGAGAGTTTATTGCAATATTTGACGCAGATTTTCTTCCGGAAAGAGATTTTCTGCTAAAGTCCATACCCTATTTTTCCAAGCCTGATATTGGAGTGGTTCAAAGTCGCTGGACCCATCTCAATGAAGATTATTCATTGCTTACCCAATTGCAAGCATTTCAATTGAACGTACATTTTACCGTTGAACAAGCCGGCAGATGTGAGGCAGGACATTTCTTGCAGTTTAATGGTACCGCTGGAATTTGGCGTAAATCTACCATTGAAGACGCAGGAGGATGGCAATCAGATACCTTGACAGAGGATTTGGATTTGAGCTACAGAGCGCAACTTAAATCTTGGAAAATTCAATTTGTAGAAGACATTACCTGTCCTGCTGAATTGCCGGTGGATATTTACGGTTACAAGTCGCAACAATTTCGTTGGATGAAGGGCGGTGCTGAGAATTCAAAAAAATTATTGCCCATTATCCTTCGTTCCAATTTATCCATTAAGTTGAAGTTTTTCTCTGCCCTGCATCTATTGGCCAGCAGTATTTTTCTGGTAATTTTTTGGGTAGCTTTGTTGAGTGTGCCGGTATTGTACATCATGGACGATTTGGGAATGAAAGCCACATTTCTTGGATTTTGTCTTTTGGGTACTTTATCGATGCTGGCAATTTTCTATGAAGCCAATGTGATGACCTGTCATCAGGATCAATCCAAATGGAAGCGACTAAAAAGATTTGGCTTACTGTTTCCAGCTTTCATGGCGGTCTCGATGGGACTTAGTTTTCACAACAGCATTGCGGTGATACAGGGATTTCTGGGAAAAAAATCAGGGTTTGTAAGAACTCCCAAATTCAGCATTGTCCACAATAAGGAATCATTTTTTGACAAATCCTACTTTAAGAGCAAACTGGATTGGAAACTAATGATTGAAAGTTTCATTCTAATGTACTTCGTCTTTGCGATCGGTCTGGGAATTGCGCTTGAATATTTTGCATTTATGATGTTTCATTTTATGCTGATGATCGGTTACGGATTTAACTTTATTTATTCCATGCGTCATTTGAGTTTTAAGTCCTAG
- a CDS encoding RNA polymerase sigma factor translates to MDDALLVSKCLDGNQQACKVLFDTYSPGMMAVCMRYFSSRTEAEDALQDGFIKIFQNLHQWNSTGPLPAWIRRVVVNTCLTAIRKKFPAQDFDLSDHHQNLAVNPEIHSQMDYKSILNHLNQMPVGYRTVFNLFVVEGYQYDEIAEMLQIKETTCRSQLFRAKHFLANRLSKEYPELKLSL, encoded by the coding sequence ATGGATGATGCTTTACTTGTGAGTAAATGTCTTGATGGCAATCAGCAAGCCTGCAAAGTATTGTTTGATACCTACTCGCCTGGAATGATGGCAGTGTGCATGCGGTATTTCAGCTCCCGAACTGAGGCTGAAGATGCCCTTCAGGATGGTTTTATTAAGATTTTCCAGAATTTGCACCAATGGAATTCAACAGGACCTCTTCCCGCCTGGATCCGTAGAGTCGTTGTGAATACCTGCCTGACGGCAATTCGCAAGAAATTTCCTGCGCAAGACTTTGATCTTTCTGATCACCATCAAAATTTGGCAGTCAATCCGGAAATCCATTCTCAGATGGATTACAAAAGCATTCTTAATCATCTGAACCAAATGCCGGTGGGTTATCGCACTGTTTTTAATTTGTTTGTAGTAGAGGGGTATCAATATGATGAAATTGCTGAAATGTTGCAAATCAAAGAGACCACCTGCAGATCGCAATTGTTCCGAGCAAAACATTTTTTGGCGAATAGACTCAGCAAAGAATACCCTGAATTAAAACTATCTTTATGA